In the Spirochaetaceae bacterium genome, GGCGGCGTGTGTCACGGCATCGGCCAGGCGCTCCTGGAAGGGGCGATCTACGACGGCGACGGCCAGTTGGTCAACGGCTCCTACATGGACTACGCGATGCCGCGCGCCGACGACCTGCCTTCATTCGAGTTGGGCAGGACGGTGACGCCGTGTCCACACAATCCGCTCGGCGCCAAGGGCGCCGGCGAGGCGGGAACCATCGGCGCGACGCCGGCGGTGGTGAACGCCGCGGTCGACGCCCTCTGGCACCTCGGCGTGCGCGACCTGCCGATGCCGTTGACGCCGCAGAACGTGTGGCAGGCGATCCAGCAGGCCGGGTCGTAGGGATTTCGGGTAAGGCAAGGAGAAACTGATGAGCAGTGCATTCAATTACCACCGTGCAGCTTCCGTGGACGACGCTTTGGCAGTGCTTGGGCAGCATGACGACGCGGCGCTGTTGGCCGGCGGCCACAGCCTGATACCGTCGCTGAAGCTGCGCCTCGCGGCGCCCGGTACGCTGGTCGATATCGGCCACCTGGAAGAGTTGAACTACATCCGCCAGCAGGGTAGCGGGGTGGCTATCGGCGCCGCGACCACCCATCACGACGTGGCGACTTCTACCGTCGTTGCCGGGCAGGCGCCGCTGCTGGCGCAGGCCGCGGCGGTGATCGGCGACCCGCAGGTGCGCAACATGGGCACCATCGGTGGTTCGCTGGCGCACGCCGATCCGGCCGCGGACTACCCGGCGGCGGTGCTGGCCAGCGGCGCGCACATCGTGGTGCGCGGCCCCGACGGCGAGCGCGTGATCGAGGCCGGCAGCTTCTTCGTCGACCTGTTTCTGACCAGCCTGCAGCCGGGCGAGATCATAACCGAGGTACGTATTCCGGCGCAGCCTCCGGGTGCCGGTGCATGCTACGCCAAGTTTCCGCACCCGGCGTCGCGGTTCGCGGTGGTGGGATGTGCGGCGGTGGTCGCCGCCAACGCCGGCGTGTGCACCGACGTGCGGGTGGCGTTTACCGGCGTCGCCAATGCGGCGTTTCGCGATGCGGGAGTCGAGGGCGCGCTCGCCGGTCAGCCGCTGAACGGCGCCAGCATAGACGCGGCGGCGGCCGCGGCGGCGCAGGGAGCGGAGGTGCTCAGCGACGCGTTCGCCGGCGCCGACTATCGCCGTCACCTGGCTACGGTGTTCGCCGGCCGGGCGCTGCGCTCCGCGGCACGGTTGTAGGGCAGGGGCACGGCGGCAGTCCGCGGGGCTCGGGGAGATTTGCATTGACCGGACTGCGTTGCGGCGCTTTACTATGGGTGTGATGGGGAAGAAAGAGCCGAAGTACATCTTTCACCTCTACCGAACCGACGGGCAGTCGCTGATCCTCAATCCGTTCGAGGCGCCCGACAAGTTGCGCACGGCGCTCGAGACGCAGGAGATC is a window encoding:
- a CDS encoding xanthine dehydrogenase family protein subunit M, with product MSSAFNYHRAASVDDALAVLGQHDDAALLAGGHSLIPSLKLRLAAPGTLVDIGHLEELNYIRQQGSGVAIGAATTHHDVATSTVVAGQAPLLAQAAAVIGDPQVRNMGTIGGSLAHADPAADYPAAVLASGAHIVVRGPDGERVIEAGSFFVDLFLTSLQPGEIITEVRIPAQPPGAGACYAKFPHPASRFAVVGCAAVVAANAGVCTDVRVAFTGVANAAFRDAGVEGALAGQPLNGASIDAAAAAAAQGAEVLSDAFAGADYRRHLATVFAGRALRSAARL